In Mycolicibacterium phocaicum, one DNA window encodes the following:
- a CDS encoding gamma-aminobutyraldehyde dehydrogenase — MSAGAGQVVAGSFINGKSVTTAGSPFEVINPATGDVVASYALATPADVDVAVAAARAAQPGWARATPAERATVLARLAQLVAENADEFVDQEVSQTGKPVRLAANFDVPGSVDNIDFFAGAARHLEGKATAEYSADHTSSIRREAVGVVATITPWNYPLQMAVWKALPALAAGCAVVIKPAEITPLTTLTLARLAGEAGLPEGVFNVVTGLGADVGAALAGHRDVDMVTFTGSTSVGRRVMTAAAVHGHRTQLELGGKAPFVVFDDADLEAAIHGAVAASLINTGQDCTAATRAIVAQPLYDDFVAGVAELFGKVVTGDPYDPNTDLGPVISTPHRTKVAGMVQRAQQQGGRIVTGGAMPEGPGMFYPPTLIADVAEDSEIYRDEIFGPVLTVRPFTDDDDALRQANDTEYGLAASAWTRDVYRAQRAGREIQAGCVWINDHIPIISEMPHGGIGASGFGKDMSAYSFEEYLTIKHVMSDITSVAEKDWHRIIFANRK, encoded by the coding sequence GTGAGCGCAGGTGCAGGCCAGGTCGTCGCCGGGAGTTTCATCAACGGAAAGTCCGTGACAACGGCGGGGAGTCCGTTCGAAGTCATCAACCCGGCCACGGGTGATGTCGTGGCGTCGTATGCGCTGGCGACGCCGGCTGATGTCGACGTTGCGGTGGCCGCGGCCCGCGCCGCGCAGCCGGGCTGGGCTCGGGCAACTCCGGCCGAGCGAGCCACGGTGCTGGCGCGGTTGGCGCAACTGGTCGCCGAGAACGCTGACGAGTTCGTGGATCAGGAGGTGAGCCAGACCGGTAAACCGGTCCGCCTGGCGGCGAACTTCGATGTCCCCGGCAGCGTCGACAACATCGACTTTTTTGCCGGTGCCGCCCGGCACCTCGAAGGCAAGGCCACTGCCGAGTACTCGGCCGATCACACGTCGAGCATCCGGCGCGAGGCGGTCGGCGTGGTCGCCACCATCACGCCGTGGAACTACCCGCTGCAGATGGCGGTCTGGAAGGCCTTGCCCGCGTTGGCGGCCGGTTGTGCCGTGGTGATCAAGCCTGCCGAGATCACCCCGCTGACCACCCTCACGCTGGCCCGATTGGCCGGCGAAGCCGGGCTGCCCGAAGGTGTGTTCAATGTGGTGACCGGGCTGGGCGCGGACGTCGGCGCCGCCCTTGCCGGGCACCGTGATGTCGACATGGTGACGTTCACCGGCTCGACGTCAGTCGGGCGACGAGTGATGACAGCGGCAGCAGTCCACGGCCACCGCACTCAGCTCGAGCTCGGCGGCAAGGCTCCGTTCGTGGTCTTCGACGACGCGGACTTGGAAGCCGCTATACATGGGGCAGTGGCGGCATCACTGATCAACACTGGCCAGGACTGCACCGCGGCGACCCGCGCCATCGTGGCGCAGCCGTTGTACGACGATTTTGTGGCGGGAGTTGCCGAGCTGTTCGGCAAGGTCGTCACCGGCGATCCGTATGACCCGAATACCGATCTGGGACCGGTGATCTCGACGCCGCACCGGACCAAGGTCGCCGGCATGGTGCAGCGGGCACAGCAGCAGGGCGGGCGGATCGTGACGGGCGGAGCAATGCCCGAGGGCCCGGGCATGTTCTACCCGCCGACATTGATTGCCGATGTCGCGGAAGACTCCGAGATCTACCGCGACGAGATTTTCGGCCCTGTGCTCACCGTGCGGCCATTCACCGACGACGATGACGCACTGCGGCAGGCCAACGACACCGAGTACGGGCTGGCGGCCTCGGCATGGACCCGCGACGTGTACCGGGCCCAGCGGGCAGGGCGCGAAATCCAGGCCGGCTGCGTGTGGATCAACGACCACATCCCGATCATCTCCGAAATGCCACATGGCGGTATCGGCGCTTCCGGGTTCGGTAAAGACATGAGCGCCTATTCGTTTGAGGAATACCTGACCATCAAACATGTGATGAGCGATATCACCTCGGTTGCGGAAAAGGATTGGCACCGAATCATCTTCGCCAATAGAAAGTAG
- a CDS encoding APC family permease produces MPSISNVERLDELREDTGLAAASMSGVELVAQSTAGIAPSAVMVSGATLVAASASAGTLCSYAVSLCVLLLVGWCVSRAARLRPGEDLLSHITAAFGRAVGFVGSTGLALGYLLISVGCVAQFSQYTKPLLGVAPPVSAGVPATSISVTVVLEILCVVGAAWMMIRGVRISAWTGVVLEVLSIGAILLVCTMVLLHHGVSLAPLMPTGITVQQVVSGMVLATLGFVGFESAACLSVEAKDPQRTIPRAVTGSALLAGALYLYASYAQIVGFGGADNLAADATPLNTLADGLGFHWLALGIDLGAVASNFACVSGSLTAASRVLRSMGESQLVHRKMAATHPTRKTPHIAILLLSAAALIAALGLGLSGINELDVYSYTGTLGTFGYMVAYMLMGLGIPILVRRLAPQASIGAAVIIGMTVTGSLGYVFYRNVYPLPAWPAALMPWIFLAVLLAAAAWYFAGPARIARRQTRESSLAEEPAPEPAR; encoded by the coding sequence ATGCCGTCTATATCCAATGTCGAGCGGCTCGATGAACTCAGAGAAGATACCGGACTGGCGGCTGCCAGCATGAGCGGTGTCGAGCTCGTCGCGCAGTCGACCGCCGGCATCGCGCCAAGTGCCGTGATGGTTTCCGGCGCAACGCTTGTCGCTGCCAGCGCCAGCGCGGGCACCCTGTGTTCCTACGCCGTCTCCTTGTGTGTGCTGCTCTTGGTGGGCTGGTGCGTATCCCGCGCCGCGCGATTGCGGCCGGGCGAGGACCTGCTCTCACATATCACCGCCGCGTTCGGTCGAGCGGTCGGGTTCGTCGGGTCGACCGGTCTCGCTCTCGGCTACCTGCTCATCTCCGTCGGCTGCGTCGCCCAATTCTCGCAGTACACCAAACCCCTTCTCGGAGTGGCTCCGCCGGTGAGCGCCGGAGTGCCCGCCACCTCGATTTCGGTCACGGTGGTTTTGGAAATCCTGTGTGTGGTGGGCGCGGCATGGATGATGATCCGCGGCGTCCGGATCTCCGCATGGACCGGTGTGGTGCTCGAGGTGCTCTCCATCGGAGCAATTCTGTTGGTGTGCACCATGGTTCTGCTTCATCATGGGGTCAGTCTCGCGCCGCTCATGCCCACTGGAATCACGGTGCAACAGGTGGTCAGCGGGATGGTGCTGGCGACCCTGGGTTTCGTCGGGTTCGAGTCGGCTGCGTGTTTGTCCGTCGAGGCCAAGGACCCACAGCGGACAATCCCACGGGCCGTCACCGGTAGTGCGCTCCTGGCCGGCGCGCTCTACCTGTATGCGTCTTACGCGCAGATTGTCGGATTCGGCGGTGCCGACAACCTGGCCGCCGATGCAACGCCGTTGAACACCTTGGCCGATGGCCTCGGCTTTCACTGGCTTGCGTTGGGCATCGATCTGGGCGCGGTGGCCTCGAACTTCGCTTGCGTGTCCGGCTCGCTCACAGCGGCCAGTCGGGTGTTGCGATCGATGGGGGAGTCGCAGTTGGTGCACCGCAAGATGGCGGCGACGCATCCCACCCGCAAGACCCCGCATATTGCGATCCTCTTGCTCAGTGCGGCTGCCCTGATCGCGGCACTTGGCTTGGGGCTCAGCGGAATCAACGAGCTCGACGTGTATTCCTACACCGGAACGCTGGGAACCTTCGGCTACATGGTCGCCTACATGCTGATGGGTTTGGGTATCCCGATCCTGGTGCGGCGCCTGGCGCCACAGGCCAGCATCGGCGCCGCCGTCATCATCGGGATGACCGTCACAGGCTCCCTCGGGTATGTCTTCTACCGCAACGTGTATCCGCTCCCGGCCT